The Ranitomeya variabilis isolate aRanVar5 chromosome 7, aRanVar5.hap1, whole genome shotgun sequence genome includes a window with the following:
- the LOC143784629 gene encoding uncharacterized protein LOC143784629, whose protein sequence is MFQQEAESDEELSEGGETGGEMQVEEEPSAAAAAPAAAAEGSPRQSQSRRTRRHGRPSASQRAPAEEEDDDDDIDIDCLIEEVREREPLWNMADRRHADTGVTRRLWDEVCRNLFPRRESLHPQQQSKLVGKIRKRWRSLRDRFKREFNDEMKAPSGSAGRKRSKYKYGQALSFLRRTMLSRVTFSSHRAPASSSAPSGAIPPESATEGHVGRPHTSVPSSDPSVLSSDPSVPSTSSAPSSGALLQASLLASDAEQLAFPLPHPSDPATSTPPLGSWRQRQRGQERSYAPEFLHLNASFQGSFKILGEQVTAGFNMVQSRISETSQETSSRLDRLHSAVSPDPANLFFQSMLMSMEKLSFEQQMRVMNTCHNAALQAINESTHTPHRTSTPIPHQAPFSHHTPHYQTQPQYPHQQHYQTQLQSPHQHHYQTPRHSHYPTQSQYPTQSPQQSRPLDQITSPMFSLLNFSLPPTPTPPPSGQPLGLTPTSTAPQTSRVSPPIDVVQPSGTSSSHISTQHFENL, encoded by the exons atgtttcaacaggaagctgaatcagatgaggagctgtcagaagggggcgagacaggtggagagatgcaagtggaggaggaaccaagt gctgctgctgctgctcctgctgctgccgctgaaggctctcccagacagtcccagagtcggcggactcgtcgccacggtcggccatca gcttcacagcgtgctcccgcagaagaggaggatgatgatgatgacattgacatcgattgtctcatcgaggaggttcgcgagcgggagccgctgtggaacatggctgaccgcaggcatgctgataccggtgtcacccgtcggctctgggacgaagtgtgtcgcaacctgtttccaaggcgggagagccttcatcctcagcagcagagcaaactag ttggaaagattaggaagcggtggcggtcactgagggatcgctttaagagggaattcaatgatgagatgaaggccccgagtggctctgcaggaaggaagaggagcaaatataaatatggccaggccctctccttcctgaggcgaacaatgctaagcagagt caccttctccagccaccgggcgcctgcatcttcctctgcgccctctggagcgatccctcctgagtccgccactgagggccacgtcggtaggccccacacctctgtcccctcctctgacccctctgtcctctcctctgacccctctgtcccctccacttcatccgccccaagcagtggagcattattgcaggcttcattgctcgcatctgatgctgaacagttagcgttccctttaccccacccctctgatcctgccacctcgacaccaccattaggttcgtggcggcagcgccagaggggtcaggaaaggagctatgctcctgagttcttacacctgaatgcatccttccaaggctctttcaaaattttgggagagcaagtgactgctggtttcaacatggtgcaatcacgcatcagtgaaacaagccaggaaaccagcagtcgcttggataggctgcattcagctgtaagtcccgatccggccaacctttttttccaatccatgctcatgagcatggagaagctttcttttgagcaacagatgcgggtaatgaatacctgccataatgctgcactgcaggccattaatgaatcgacccacacacctcaccgcacctccactccaattccacaccaggccccattttcacaccataccccccattaccaaacccagccccaatacccacaccagcagcattaccaaacccagctccaatccccacaccagcaccattaccaaaccccacgccactcccactaccctacccagtcacaatacccgacccagtccccacaacaatcccggcccctagaccaaattacttccccaatgttttccttactgaacttttctcttccacctaccccaacaccacccccctctggtcagcctcttggtttaacccccacttccactgcaccccaaacaagtagggtttccccacctatcgacgtggtccaaccttccggcacatcctcctctcatatctccacccaacactttgaaaatttgtaa
- the ATG9A gene encoding autophagy-related protein 9A, producing the protein MAVLDTPYQRLEASYTDSPLGEDDLLVHVPEGSKSPWNHIENLDLFFSRVYNLHQKNGFTCMLIGEIFELLQFIFVVSFTTFLVSCVDYDILFANKMVNHSQSENNKVTLPDAFLPPGVCRDRIEGNWFLVVLLVIAGVFWIHRLIKFIYNVCCYWEIYNFYIQALRIPMADLPYYTWEEIQSRIVQIQKEHQICIHKKELSELDVSHRILRFKNYMVAMVNKNLLPLQHRLPLLGDTVFYTRGLKYNFQLIFFWGPGCLFQNEWNLKPEYKRAGARLELAEKLSQRILWIGLANLVLCPLVLVWQILYAFFSYTEVLRREPGSLGARCWSLYGRCYLRHFNELDHQLQARLSRAYKPACKYMNCFLSPLLAVAAKHLGFLAGSILAVLIALTVYDEDVLAVEHVLSAVTLLGVVVTVSRSFIPDQHLVFCPEQLLKVILAHIHYMPDHWQRSAHRAETRGEFAQLFQYKAVFILEELLSPLLTPLVLIFRLRPKSLEIIDFFRNFTVEVVGVGDTCSFAQMDVRQHGNPAWMSAGKTEASVYQQAEDGKTELSLMHFAITNPRWQPPRECSAFLTHLRERVQKDSGGATPKNPPGLGYPLLGSGLSLQSESEPHSLKANMFHGMSPAGMPPHTDVLCSPHVSAVSEVASALLSLSPQQSCHMAQNQSGLDLRNGSFGSSLWEGPMTSGPLSEYASMEMSLHALYMHELHQQHTRMAPGRHIWHRQESDESGDSVSGDGLINTTSNLPTSASCPSPSAMLREDRMPPISAHRFSASTDFGSMQRAPSNLARQPMGGWSEDTQSSRHPETVPEEGSEDELPPQTQKV; encoded by the exons ATGGCGGTCCTGGACACACCCTACCAGAGGCTAGAGGCCTCATACACGGATTCGCCTCTGGGGGAGGATGACCTCCTGGTGCATGTACCGGAGGGAAGTAAAT CTCCGTGGAATCACATTGAGAACCTGGATCTCTTCTTCTCTAGA GTATACAACCTGCACCAGAAGAACGGATTCACCTGCATGCTGATCGGGGAGATCTTCGAGTTATT GCAGTTCATCTTCGTTGTCAGTTTCACCACCTTCCTGGTGAGCTGTGTGGATTATGACATCCTTTTTGCAAACAAGATGGTGAATCACAGTCAGAGTGAAAACAACAAGGTGACCTTGCCAGATGCCTTCCTGCCCCCCGGAGTCTGCAGGGACCG CATTGAAGGGAACTGGTTCCTCGTAGTTCTTCTGGTCATCGCTGGTGTCTTCTGGATCCACAGACTCATTAAATTTATTTACAATGTCTGCTGCTACTGGGAGATCTACAACTTCTACATTCAAGCTCTGCGTATCCCTATG GCAGATCTCCCTTATTACACCTGGGAGGAAATCCAGAGCCGAATCGTCCAGATCCAGAAGGAGCATCAGATTTGCATCCACAAGAAGGAGTTGTCAGAACTGGACGTGTCCCATCGAATCCTGCGCTTCAAGAATTACATGGTCGCCATGGTCAATAAGAACCTCCTGCCCCTTCAGCATCGGCTCCCTCTGCTGGGCGATACAGTCTTCTACACTCGCGGACTCAAATACAACTTTCAACTCATTTTCTTTTGGGGTCCTGGCTGCCTCTTCCAGAACGAGTGGAATTTAAAGCCCGAGTACAAGAGAGCAGGAGCGCGTCTGGAGCTGGCGGAGAAGCTGTCTCAGCGAATTCTCTGGATAGGGCTCGCCAACCTGGTTCTTTGCCCACTTGTCCTTGTCTGGCAGATTCTCTATGCCTTCTTCAGCTACACAGAGGTCCTGCGCAGAGAGCCTGGGAGCCTCGGAGCCCGATGCTGGTCCCTGTATGGTCGCTGCTATCTCCGCCACTTCAATGAGCTGGATCATCAGCTGCAGGCGAGGCTAAGCCGAGCGTACAAGCCTGCCTGCAAGTACATGAACTGCTTCCTCTCCCCGCTCCTGGCTGTGGCTGCCAAACACTTAGGATTCTTGGCGGGATCCATCTTGGCAGTACTGATAGCGCTCACGGTCTACGATGAGGACGTGCTGGCTGTGGAGCACGTGCTGAGCGCTGTTACGCTCCTGGGAGTGGTGGTGACAGTCAGCAG GTCGTTCATTCCCGATCAGCACTTGGTTTTCTGTCCAGAGCAGCTTCTAAAAGTTATTCTGGCTCATATTCATTACATGCCCGACCACTGGCAGCGCAGCGCTCACCGGGCAGAAACTCGCGGAGAGTTTGCACAACTTTTTCAGTACAAAGCG GTCTTTATTCTGGAGGAGCTCCTGAGTCCGCTGCTGACGCCTCTCGTACTAATATTTCGACTGCGTCCAAAGTCCTTGGAAATCATCGACTTTTTCCGAAACTTCACAGTCGAAGTCGTGGGAGTCGGGGACACCTGTTCTTTTGCACAAATGGATGTCCGTCAGCACGGCAATCCTGCA TGGATGTCTGCCGGCAAGACCGAGGCTTCAGTTTACCAGCAGGCGGAGGATGGGAAGACCGAGCTGTCCCTCATGCACTTCGCCATCACCAATCCTCGCTGGCAGCCTCCGCGGGAATGTTCTGCATTCCTGACGCACCTGCGAGAGCGAGTCCAGAAAGACAGCGGAGGAGCGACACCAAAAAACCCCCCCGGACTTGGATACCCCCTGCTCGGCTCCGGGTTGTCTCTGCAGTCTGAGTCTGAG CCTCATAGTCTGAAGGCGAACATGTTCCACGGGATGTCCCCGGCAGGGATGCCTCCACACACGGATGTCCTCTGCTCTCCACACGTCTCTGCTGTGTCAGAGGTGGCGTCAGCTCTGCTTTCCCTGTCACCGCAGCAGTCCTGTCACATGGCTCAAAACCAGAGCGG CCTTGATCTTAGGAATGGCAGCTTCGGAAGCAGTTTATGGGAGGGCCCTATGACCAGCGGGCCCCTGTCTGAATACGCCTCAATGGAGATGAGTCTGCACGCGCTGTACATGCACGAA TTACACCAGCAGCACACTCGTATGGCACCGGGCCGACACATCTGGCACCGGCAGGAGAGCGATGAGAGCGGAGACAGTGTGTCGGGGGACGGACTAATTAACACTACATCAAACTTGCCCACCTCTGCCAGCTGCCCCTCACCGTCTGCAATGCTGCGGGAGGATCGGATGCCGCCTATCAGTGCCCATAGGTTCAGTGCCAGCACAG ACTTTGGATCAATGCAGAGAGCCCCATCTAACTTGGCACGCCAGCCCATGGGTGGATGGAGCGAAGATACTCAAAGCAGCCGTCATCCGGAGACCGTGCCAGAGGAAGGCTCTGAAGACGAGCTCCCACCACAAACGCAGAAG